A single Agrococcus sp. ARC_14 DNA region contains:
- a CDS encoding lysophospholipid acyltransferase family protein: MIYWLMRHWVVGPYMTRVFRPWVAGLDNLPEHGGAIIAGNHLSVIDSFLMPLVIDRRVYFLAKSDYFNGTGIKGRLMRWFFLAVGQLPMDRSGGEKSSQSLDAALQKLQDGGLIGIYPEGTRSPDGKLYRGRTGVARMVLDARVPVIPCVMVDTEKVMPIGRRMPKVGRIGIIFGEPLDFSRYYNLDGDRFVLRSITDEIMVTLNRISDQEYVDVYASSVKARVEAERKALAPRR, from the coding sequence ATGATCTACTGGCTGATGCGACATTGGGTCGTCGGCCCTTACATGACGCGGGTGTTCCGCCCATGGGTCGCCGGTCTCGACAACCTCCCGGAGCACGGGGGCGCGATCATCGCGGGCAACCACCTCTCGGTCATCGACTCCTTCCTCATGCCGCTCGTGATCGACCGGCGGGTCTACTTCCTCGCGAAGTCCGACTACTTCAACGGCACCGGCATCAAGGGCAGGCTCATGCGCTGGTTCTTCCTGGCGGTCGGCCAGCTGCCGATGGATCGCTCTGGCGGCGAGAAGAGCTCGCAGAGCCTCGACGCCGCGCTCCAGAAGCTGCAGGACGGCGGCCTCATCGGCATCTACCCGGAGGGCACCCGCAGCCCCGACGGCAAGCTCTACCGGGGCAGGACCGGCGTCGCCCGCATGGTGCTCGACGCCCGCGTGCCCGTCATCCCGTGCGTCATGGTCGACACCGAGAAGGTCATGCCGATCGGGCGCCGGATGCCGAAGGTCGGCCGCATCGGCATCATCTTCGGCGAGCCGCTCGACTTCTCCCGCTACTACAACCTCGATGGCGACCGCTTCGTGCTCCGCTCGATCACCGACGAGATCATGGTCACCCTGAACCGCATCTCCGATCAGGAGTACGTCGACGTCTACGCCTCGAGCGTGAAGGCGCGCGTCGAGGCGGAGCGCAAGGCGCTCGCTCCTCGTCGCTGA
- a CDS encoding ABC transporter ATP-binding protein, with translation MQITVDHYSKSFGEHSVLRDLHLDIPAGQFVALVGKSGCGKSTLLRSVAGLEEASGGQILLDGEQVTRPHEHLRIMFQDDRLLPWRSVVQNVTITATDQESAVESLAAVGLSGKLDQWPASLSGGQRQRVALARALATSPDVILFDEPLGALDALTRMEMQNLIEDLWQQRGFTSLLVTHDVGEAVSFADRVIVLADGGITLDLAIDLPRPRRRDTGFLRYENTLLNAILNEPERTHP, from the coding sequence ATGCAGATCACAGTGGACCACTACTCCAAGAGCTTCGGCGAGCACAGCGTTCTTCGGGATTTGCATCTCGATATCCCCGCTGGGCAGTTCGTCGCTCTCGTCGGCAAGAGCGGCTGCGGCAAGAGCACCCTCCTTCGCTCCGTAGCCGGCCTGGAGGAGGCCAGTGGAGGCCAGATCCTCCTTGACGGTGAGCAGGTCACGCGACCGCACGAGCACCTGCGCATCATGTTTCAGGACGATCGGCTCCTGCCCTGGAGGTCGGTCGTGCAGAACGTCACGATCACCGCGACCGATCAGGAATCAGCCGTGGAGAGCCTCGCCGCGGTCGGCCTCTCTGGAAAGCTCGACCAATGGCCCGCCAGCCTCTCCGGCGGTCAGCGTCAACGTGTGGCGCTCGCTCGGGCTCTTGCAACGTCGCCCGACGTCATCCTCTTCGACGAGCCGCTCGGAGCGCTGGATGCCCTCACCCGCATGGAGATGCAGAACCTCATCGAGGACCTGTGGCAGCAGCGCGGGTTCACCTCGCTGCTGGTGACTCACGACGTGGGCGAGGCCGTCTCGTTCGCTGACCGTGTCATCGTCCTGGCAGATGGCGGGATCACGCTCGACCTTGCGATCGACCTTCCGCGGCCCCGGCGACGCGACACCGGCTTCCTGAGGTACGAGAACACGCTGCTGAACGCCATCTTGAACGAACCCGAAAGGACCCACCCATGA
- a CDS encoding alpha-L-glutamate ligase produces the protein MHERGNVGHSRPRVIIIHDNPEWIPPLAAAFEAEGVEFEEWLLPDRVLDLSAAPPEGIFWSRLSASSHTRTDPHVKEYGRAVLVWLESAGRTVVNGSAVYEVEVSKVRQHRELERRGFDVPRTVAVFGGRALVDAASDFSPPFITKHNQGGKGLGVRRFDSHAAFEAAAAEFAPGGVNEPIDGITLIQEHVQPAEPWITRAEFIGGVFHYAVKVDVSDGSFELCPAQGCAVLPRGIAAAVCDVPGDDDAELRGASPQFQRREDITAESPIVVELAALLSALGVPLAGIEFIESVDGRQVVYDINTNTNYNADVEHLEQAAGRLPAARRIAQYLGSLSTDGLDAKESPSVPAHSSTAAAGRS, from the coding sequence ATGCACGAGCGCGGCAACGTGGGTCATAGTCGACCCAGGGTAATCATCATCCACGACAATCCGGAGTGGATTCCGCCGCTTGCCGCCGCGTTCGAGGCGGAGGGTGTGGAGTTCGAGGAGTGGCTGCTTCCCGATCGAGTTCTCGACCTCTCGGCCGCCCCTCCAGAAGGCATCTTCTGGTCGCGGCTCTCAGCCTCGTCGCACACGCGCACCGATCCTCATGTCAAAGAGTACGGGCGCGCGGTGCTCGTGTGGCTGGAGTCTGCCGGACGCACGGTCGTCAACGGCTCAGCCGTCTATGAGGTGGAGGTCTCGAAGGTTCGCCAGCATCGCGAGCTGGAGCGCCGCGGCTTTGACGTACCGCGCACGGTCGCGGTCTTCGGCGGTCGCGCGCTCGTCGATGCGGCCTCGGATTTCTCGCCGCCGTTCATCACGAAGCACAACCAGGGCGGCAAAGGTCTGGGAGTGCGTCGCTTCGACTCGCACGCTGCCTTCGAAGCGGCGGCAGCGGAGTTCGCACCGGGCGGCGTCAATGAGCCGATCGACGGCATCACCCTGATTCAGGAGCACGTACAGCCAGCGGAGCCATGGATCACGCGAGCGGAGTTCATCGGAGGCGTGTTCCACTACGCGGTGAAGGTCGATGTCTCCGATGGCTCCTTCGAGCTCTGCCCTGCCCAGGGCTGTGCAGTGCTTCCCCGTGGCATCGCGGCGGCAGTCTGCGACGTGCCCGGCGATGACGATGCCGAGCTGCGGGGCGCTTCGCCGCAGTTCCAGCGTCGGGAAGACATCACCGCGGAGTCCCCAATCGTGGTCGAACTGGCTGCACTCCTCTCCGCTCTTGGCGTGCCGCTTGCCGGAATCGAGTTCATAGAGTCTGTGGATGGCCGCCAGGTCGTCTACGACATCAACACGAACACCAACTACAACGCGGATGTCGAGCACTTGGAGCAGGCTGCTGGCCGACTCCCTGCCGCCCGACGGATCGCCCAGTACCTGGGATCGCTGTCAACTGACGGTCTCGACGCGAAGGAGTCGCCTTCGGTTCCGGCCCACTCCTCCACAGCAGCGGCAGGCCGCTCGTGA
- a CDS encoding ABC transporter permease subunit, whose protein sequence is MSTTEELAATQTPGRRHADRQARARRESSAPGKRPRRSRRLRSQIIPWLIPVIALLVWQLSPGEFLPSPVEVIDAAVRLTANGELQEHVWISTRRALIGFAIGGIIGFALGLLNGVSKRLSELLDTSIQMIRTVPHLALIPLVIVWFGLGEDGKIFLVALGVAFPIYLNAYNGIRNIDPRLIEMARVYRLSKTALFKEVIIPGAMPSILVGVRYALGIMWMSLIVAETIGSNGGIGHLATQARQFVQMDVVVLTIVIYALLGKFSDVIAAFLERRWLRWNPAFNANPTGA, encoded by the coding sequence GTGAGCACCACCGAGGAACTTGCCGCCACGCAGACGCCCGGCCGGAGGCACGCGGATCGACAGGCGAGAGCACGGCGAGAGAGCTCGGCCCCTGGCAAGCGGCCCCGACGTTCCCGCAGGCTTCGATCACAGATCATCCCGTGGCTGATTCCCGTGATTGCCCTGCTGGTCTGGCAGCTGTCGCCGGGTGAGTTCCTCCCGAGCCCCGTCGAGGTGATTGACGCGGCCGTCAGGCTGACCGCAAACGGTGAGCTGCAGGAGCACGTGTGGATCAGCACGCGGCGGGCGCTCATCGGGTTTGCGATCGGCGGCATCATCGGGTTCGCCCTCGGGCTCCTCAACGGGGTCTCGAAGAGACTGTCGGAGTTGCTCGATACGTCGATTCAGATGATCCGCACCGTTCCCCATCTGGCTCTCATCCCGCTGGTCATCGTGTGGTTCGGACTCGGCGAGGACGGCAAGATCTTCTTGGTTGCCCTCGGCGTCGCGTTCCCGATCTACCTCAATGCCTACAACGGGATCCGAAACATCGACCCTCGTCTGATCGAGATGGCACGCGTCTATCGGCTCAGCAAGACCGCTCTGTTCAAGGAAGTCATCATTCCCGGTGCCATGCCGAGCATCCTCGTCGGGGTCCGCTATGCCCTGGGCATCATGTGGATGTCGCTGATCGTTGCTGAGACCATCGGCTCCAATGGCGGTATCGGCCACCTTGCCACGCAGGCCCGACAGTTCGTGCAGATGGACGTCGTCGTACTCACGATCGTCATCTACGCACTACTCGGCAAGTTCTCCGACGTGATCGCCGCCTTCTTGGAACGTCGCTGGCTGCGATGGAACCCAGCCTTCAACGCGAATCCCACCGGCGCCTAG
- a CDS encoding AMP-dependent synthetase/ligase: MPELTAPEGVTPPVVAPDPEANITDLLEDTVREHPDIALFSVPEGDGWRDISATEFRRQVIALAKGFVAAGVQPGDSVGFLCKVRYEFSLVDFALFYAGAHMVPVYETSAPSQIQWILSDGGATRVILEDADLVSRFDEAHGDLPAITDVWRIDRGDLQKLVEQGTDVQDEEIARRRSLAQGKDLATLIYTSGSTGRPKGTMLTHSNFVELCRNAKVAMAEVVAPGASTLLFVTQAHVFARFISVLAVAAAVRVGHQSDTKQLLPSMGSFKPTFFLAVPRVFEKVYNASEQKAEAGGKGKIFRMAAQAAVAHSKALDAGHVPLGLKLRFAALDALVLKKLRVALGGNVAYAVSGSAPLSTFLAHFYRSLGIRILEGYGLTETTAPLTVGLPDKFKIGTVGPAMPGNGVKIAEDGEVLGKGVAVFAGYWNNEQATKEAFTEDGWFRTGDIGQLDADGYLTITGRKKELIVTAGGKNVAPNTLEDPIRSNTIIGQPVVVGDQRKFIAALITLDAEMLATWLKNNGHDASMSLEQAAAYPPVIDEVRSAIQRANKQVSRAESVRKFAILPLEFIEANGHLTPKMSIKRHNILHDFASQIEDIYASNSTAHDVGE, from the coding sequence GTGCCTGAGCTCACCGCCCCAGAGGGTGTCACCCCACCCGTCGTCGCGCCTGACCCAGAGGCGAACATCACGGACCTCCTCGAGGACACCGTGCGCGAGCACCCTGACATCGCGCTGTTCTCCGTGCCGGAGGGCGATGGCTGGCGCGACATCTCTGCCACCGAGTTCCGGCGTCAGGTGATCGCCCTCGCGAAGGGCTTCGTCGCCGCGGGCGTGCAGCCCGGCGACAGCGTCGGCTTCCTGTGCAAGGTGCGCTACGAGTTCTCGCTCGTCGACTTCGCGCTCTTCTACGCGGGCGCGCACATGGTGCCGGTCTACGAGACCTCCGCTCCATCGCAGATCCAGTGGATCCTCTCCGACGGCGGTGCCACCCGCGTGATCCTCGAAGATGCCGACCTGGTCTCCCGCTTCGACGAGGCCCACGGCGACCTGCCCGCGATCACCGACGTGTGGCGCATCGACCGCGGCGACCTCCAGAAGCTCGTCGAGCAGGGCACCGACGTGCAGGACGAGGAGATCGCGCGCCGTCGTTCGCTGGCACAGGGCAAGGACCTGGCCACCCTCATCTACACCTCAGGCTCGACCGGCCGCCCCAAGGGGACGATGCTGACGCACTCGAACTTCGTCGAGCTGTGCCGCAACGCCAAGGTCGCGATGGCCGAGGTCGTGGCGCCGGGCGCCTCGACCCTGCTGTTCGTCACGCAGGCGCACGTGTTCGCCCGCTTCATCTCGGTGCTCGCCGTCGCGGCCGCCGTGCGTGTCGGCCACCAGTCCGACACGAAGCAGCTGCTGCCGTCGATGGGCTCGTTCAAGCCCACCTTCTTCCTCGCCGTGCCGCGGGTGTTCGAGAAGGTCTACAACGCCAGCGAGCAGAAGGCAGAGGCCGGCGGCAAGGGCAAGATCTTCCGCATGGCCGCACAGGCGGCTGTCGCGCACTCGAAGGCGCTCGACGCCGGGCACGTGCCGCTGGGCCTGAAGCTGCGCTTCGCTGCTCTCGACGCGCTGGTGCTGAAGAAGCTGCGCGTGGCGCTCGGCGGCAACGTCGCGTACGCCGTCTCGGGCTCGGCCCCGCTCTCGACGTTCCTGGCGCACTTCTACCGCTCGCTCGGCATCCGCATCCTGGAGGGCTACGGCCTCACCGAGACGACGGCACCGCTGACGGTGGGGTTGCCCGACAAGTTCAAGATCGGCACGGTCGGGCCCGCGATGCCTGGCAACGGCGTGAAGATCGCTGAGGACGGCGAGGTGCTCGGCAAGGGCGTCGCCGTGTTCGCCGGCTACTGGAACAACGAGCAGGCCACCAAGGAGGCGTTCACCGAGGACGGCTGGTTCCGCACCGGCGACATCGGCCAGCTCGACGCGGACGGCTACCTGACCATCACCGGCCGCAAGAAGGAGCTCATCGTCACCGCCGGCGGCAAGAACGTCGCGCCCAACACGCTCGAGGACCCCATCCGTTCCAACACCATCATCGGTCAGCCGGTGGTGGTCGGCGACCAGCGCAAGTTCATCGCCGCGCTCATCACGCTCGATGCCGAGATGCTCGCGACCTGGCTGAAGAACAACGGGCACGACGCCTCGATGTCGCTCGAGCAGGCCGCGGCATACCCGCCGGTGATCGACGAGGTGCGCTCGGCCATCCAGCGCGCCAACAAGCAGGTCTCGCGCGCCGAGTCGGTGCGCAAGTTCGCGATCCTGCCGCTGGAGTTCATCGAGGCGAACGGTCACCTGACGCCCAAGATGTCGATCAAGCGCCACAACATCCTGCACGACTTCGCGTCGCAGATCGAGGACATCTACGCCTCGAACTCGACGGCCCACGACGTCGGCGAGTGA
- a CDS encoding carboxymuconolactone decarboxylase family protein translates to MARLPYISYDEATDEVRAIYDEFHEAGLDKFIHQAETLAHHPPLLRAVTDLLLAYYHHSVVPKRYLELAVLTVSSRNACEYCVVHHTPQAVDSGLTIEQVDAVSDGTWRELGTFDEIDRTVIAYSEQVTRDANRVDDELFAQLGAQFDHKQVLELTMRITTCTFFNKFNDVLRLDVEPIAASLFETATR, encoded by the coding sequence ATGGCACGACTGCCCTACATCAGCTACGACGAGGCGACCGATGAGGTTCGCGCGATCTACGACGAGTTCCACGAAGCGGGCCTTGACAAGTTCATCCACCAGGCCGAGACACTCGCACACCACCCGCCCCTGCTGCGGGCCGTGACAGATCTGCTGCTGGCCTACTACCACCACAGCGTGGTGCCGAAGCGGTATCTCGAGCTTGCGGTGCTCACGGTCAGTTCACGCAACGCCTGCGAGTACTGCGTCGTGCACCACACGCCTCAGGCCGTGGACTCAGGCCTCACGATCGAACAGGTCGATGCCGTCAGCGACGGAACGTGGCGCGAGCTCGGCACCTTCGACGAGATCGACCGCACCGTGATCGCCTACTCCGAGCAGGTGACGCGCGATGCAAATCGAGTCGATGACGAGCTGTTCGCCCAACTGGGCGCGCAGTTCGACCACAAGCAGGTGCTCGAGCTCACCATGCGCATCACCACCTGCACGTTCTTCAACAAGTTCAACGACGTGCTGCGCCTCGATGTGGAGCCGATCGCTGCCAGCCTGTTCGAGACAGCGACACGGTAG
- a CDS encoding aliphatic sulfonate ABC transporter substrate-binding protein encodes MNRFRKTFAAAAAAAVLTLAGCGAPGEAAEGDAEGGEVVIGYQPGNTVALLMAQGTLDERLEAEGYDVVWEELAIGTLVLEALNTGNIDFGHSSDANAIFSAANGRPIEYAASENPYPNGVALVSQVDSGIEEVTDLEGTTVGVVEGGNMHYLLLRALEQAGLSAADLEIVYYANAADGMAAFQQGEFDVFGTWDPFLAIIQEQMETTTVLDAEGLTDNRTFYFATEAFMETKPEVLSIILEELQESNQWANENPDEAAAILADALGLDPAPLETANARREYGVLAMDDAAVQAQQDLADTFFDAGLIQNEITIADYVNPDPTWIPENVH; translated from the coding sequence ATGAATCGCTTCAGGAAGACCTTCGCGGCGGCCGCTGCCGCAGCAGTCCTCACGCTTGCCGGCTGCGGCGCCCCGGGCGAGGCAGCGGAAGGCGATGCCGAAGGCGGCGAGGTCGTCATCGGTTACCAGCCTGGAAACACTGTCGCGCTGCTCATGGCACAGGGGACCCTCGATGAACGTCTCGAAGCCGAAGGGTACGACGTGGTCTGGGAGGAGCTGGCGATCGGCACCCTCGTGCTCGAAGCGCTGAACACGGGAAACATCGATTTCGGACACTCCTCGGATGCCAACGCAATCTTCTCAGCGGCGAACGGCAGGCCGATCGAGTACGCCGCTTCTGAAAACCCCTATCCGAACGGTGTGGCACTTGTCTCGCAGGTTGACTCAGGAATCGAAGAGGTCACGGACCTCGAAGGCACGACGGTGGGCGTCGTCGAAGGCGGCAACATGCATTACTTGTTGCTCCGTGCGCTTGAGCAGGCTGGGCTGAGCGCCGCTGACCTCGAGATCGTCTACTACGCGAACGCAGCCGACGGCATGGCAGCGTTCCAGCAGGGAGAGTTCGACGTCTTCGGAACCTGGGACCCCTTCCTTGCGATCATTCAGGAGCAGATGGAGACGACGACCGTGCTCGACGCGGAGGGTCTGACTGACAATCGCACCTTCTACTTCGCGACCGAAGCATTCATGGAGACGAAGCCGGAGGTGCTGTCGATCATCTTGGAGGAGCTGCAGGAGTCCAACCAATGGGCCAATGAGAACCCCGACGAGGCGGCTGCGATCCTCGCCGACGCGTTGGGGCTTGATCCTGCTCCGCTCGAGACCGCCAACGCGCGTCGCGAATATGGCGTGCTGGCCATGGACGATGCTGCCGTTCAGGCGCAGCAAGACCTTGCCGACACGTTCTTCGATGCTGGTCTCATCCAGAACGAGATCACCATCGCTGACTACGTCAACCCCGACCCCACCTGGATCCCCGAGAACGTTCATTGA
- a CDS encoding peptide deformylase, whose protein sequence is MSVREIRVFGDPVLRERATPVDATSPTTAALVQDLLDTVRLPGRAGVAACQIGVAKAAFSYNVDGEIGYVLNPRIDEVRGEPELVDEGCLSVPELGFPTPRHPFCRVIGVDTAGEELVLEGEGLMAQMLQHEMAHLDGRLYLQALDKEMRSIAMAEVRKAAWY, encoded by the coding sequence ATGAGCGTGCGCGAGATCCGTGTCTTCGGCGACCCGGTGCTGCGAGAGCGGGCGACGCCCGTCGACGCGACGTCGCCGACGACGGCCGCGCTCGTGCAGGACCTGCTCGACACCGTGCGGCTGCCCGGCAGGGCCGGCGTCGCCGCCTGCCAGATCGGCGTCGCGAAGGCGGCGTTCTCCTACAACGTCGACGGCGAGATCGGCTATGTGCTCAACCCGCGCATCGACGAGGTGCGCGGCGAGCCGGAGCTCGTCGACGAGGGCTGCCTCTCGGTGCCGGAGCTCGGCTTCCCGACACCGCGCCACCCGTTCTGCCGCGTGATCGGCGTGGACACCGCTGGCGAGGAGCTGGTGCTCGAGGGCGAGGGCCTCATGGCGCAGATGCTGCAGCACGAGATGGCGCATCTCGACGGCAGGCTCTACCTGCAGGCGCTCGACAAGGAGATGCGCTCGATCGCGATGGCAGAGGTGCGCAAGGCCGCCTGGTACTGA
- a CDS encoding pyruvate carboxylase: MFKKLLVANRGEIAIRAFRAANELGVKTVAVYAHEDRNSLHCQKADEAYQIGEPGRPVRAYLTVSEIIRVAKDAGADAIYPGYGFLSENPELSTAAAAAGITFVGPGPSVLAMAGNKVTAKEHAIAAGVPVLASTPATTDLEVLIAGADEIGFPVFCKAVAGGGGRGMRLVAKREDLRDALEAAMREADSAFGDATMFIEQAVVRPRHIEVQILADATGETVHLFERDCSVQRRHQKVVEIAPAPNLSDEKRAELYRDAIAFAKSIGYVNAGTVEFLLDTAGERAGEHVFIEMNPRIQVEHTVTEEITDVDLVGSQIRIAAGETLAEMGLLQENIEMHGAALQCRVTTENPADGFRPDTGRITAYRSPGGAGVRLDGGTINPGTEVSPHFDSMLAKVTCRGRDLDTAIRRAHRAVSEFRIRGVASNIPFLLNLLENQEFRDGDVSTHFIEEHPELTRINPPKDRASKVLAWLADVTVNKPHGSADGAINPAIKLPQLDLDAPAPDGERQRLLELGPVGWATALRERTSLAVTETTFRDAHQSLLATRVRTADLVAVAPHVARMTPQLLSMEAWGGATYDVALRFLGEDPWERLARLREAMPNIPLQMLLRGRNTVGYTPYPTEVTTAFVHEAAETGIDVFRIFDALNDVDQMRPAIDAVLETGSTVAEVALCYSGDLLDPAEDLYTLDYYLRLAERIVDAGAHVLAIKDMAGLLRAGAASTLVAALRERFDLPVHLHTHDTAGGQLATLLAASGAGVDAVDVASAAMAGTTSQPSFSALVAAVAHTERDTGISLASVSDLEPYWEAVRRLYKPFESGLPGPTGRVYHHEIPGGQLSNLRQQAIALGLADDFEKIEDWYAAASRILGRPTKVTPSSKVVGDLALQLVAQGVDPDDFERDPRKYDIPDSVIGFMAGELGDLPGGWPEPFRSKVLAGRDVDISVTPLAPEQAERLATSGADRQHALNELLFAGPTKAFDESRRLYGDLSVVDTIDYLYGMQEGEEHQVGIGRGVTLNVELEAVGKPDDDGIVTVMTVLNGQLRPVYVRDRSVTVDKPQVEKADASVPGQVAAPFAGAVTVKVAEGDSLAAGDAVATIEAMKMEASITTPVAGTVQRLALSGTMPVESGDLIVVVQPA; the protein is encoded by the coding sequence ATGTTCAAGAAGCTGCTCGTAGCCAACCGCGGCGAGATCGCGATCCGCGCATTCAGAGCCGCCAACGAGCTGGGTGTGAAGACGGTCGCCGTCTATGCCCACGAGGATCGCAACTCGCTGCACTGCCAGAAGGCGGATGAGGCCTACCAGATCGGCGAACCAGGCCGTCCCGTGCGCGCCTACCTGACGGTGAGCGAGATCATCCGGGTCGCGAAGGACGCGGGCGCCGACGCGATCTACCCCGGCTACGGCTTCCTGAGCGAGAACCCAGAGCTCTCGACCGCTGCAGCCGCCGCGGGCATCACCTTCGTCGGCCCAGGGCCCTCCGTGCTGGCCATGGCAGGCAACAAGGTGACCGCCAAGGAGCACGCGATCGCCGCGGGCGTGCCGGTGCTGGCATCGACCCCCGCCACCACCGATCTCGAGGTGCTCATCGCCGGCGCCGACGAGATCGGCTTCCCGGTCTTCTGCAAGGCCGTCGCGGGTGGTGGCGGTCGGGGGATGCGCCTGGTCGCGAAGCGCGAGGACCTGCGGGATGCGCTCGAGGCCGCCATGCGCGAGGCCGACAGCGCCTTCGGCGACGCCACCATGTTCATCGAGCAGGCCGTCGTGCGCCCGCGCCACATCGAGGTGCAGATCCTCGCCGACGCCACCGGTGAGACCGTGCACCTGTTCGAGCGCGACTGCTCGGTGCAGCGGCGCCACCAGAAGGTCGTCGAGATCGCGCCGGCTCCGAACCTGAGCGATGAGAAGCGCGCAGAGCTCTATCGCGATGCGATCGCCTTCGCGAAGTCGATCGGCTACGTCAACGCCGGCACGGTCGAGTTCCTGCTCGACACCGCCGGCGAGCGCGCCGGGGAGCACGTGTTCATCGAGATGAACCCGCGCATCCAGGTGGAGCACACCGTGACGGAGGAGATCACCGACGTCGACCTCGTCGGCAGCCAGATCCGCATCGCCGCGGGGGAGACGCTCGCAGAGATGGGGCTGCTGCAGGAGAACATCGAGATGCACGGCGCCGCGCTGCAGTGCCGCGTGACGACCGAGAACCCGGCAGACGGCTTCCGCCCCGACACGGGCCGCATCACCGCCTACCGCTCGCCCGGCGGCGCAGGCGTGCGCCTCGACGGCGGCACGATCAACCCCGGCACCGAGGTGAGCCCGCACTTCGACTCGATGCTGGCGAAGGTCACCTGCCGCGGCCGCGATCTCGACACCGCCATCCGCCGCGCTCACCGCGCGGTGAGCGAGTTCCGCATCCGCGGTGTCGCCTCGAACATCCCGTTCCTGCTCAACCTGCTCGAGAACCAGGAGTTCCGCGACGGCGACGTCTCGACGCACTTCATCGAGGAGCATCCAGAGCTCACACGCATCAACCCTCCGAAGGACCGCGCATCGAAGGTGCTCGCGTGGCTCGCCGACGTCACCGTCAACAAGCCGCACGGCTCGGCCGACGGCGCCATCAACCCGGCGATCAAGCTGCCGCAGCTCGACCTCGACGCGCCGGCACCCGACGGCGAGCGTCAGCGGCTGCTGGAGCTCGGCCCCGTCGGCTGGGCGACGGCCCTGCGCGAGCGCACCTCGCTCGCGGTCACCGAGACGACGTTCCGCGACGCCCACCAGTCGCTCCTCGCCACCCGCGTGCGCACGGCCGACCTCGTCGCCGTCGCCCCGCACGTCGCGCGCATGACGCCGCAGCTGCTCTCGATGGAGGCCTGGGGCGGCGCCACCTACGACGTCGCGCTGCGCTTCCTCGGCGAGGACCCGTGGGAGCGGCTCGCTCGCCTGCGCGAGGCCATGCCGAACATCCCGCTGCAGATGCTGCTGCGCGGCCGCAACACGGTCGGCTACACGCCCTACCCCACAGAGGTCACGACGGCCTTCGTGCACGAGGCCGCAGAGACCGGCATCGATGTGTTCCGCATCTTCGACGCGCTCAACGACGTCGACCAGATGCGCCCGGCTATCGATGCGGTGCTCGAGACCGGCTCGACGGTCGCCGAGGTGGCGCTGTGCTACTCGGGCGACCTGCTCGACCCGGCTGAGGACCTCTACACCCTCGACTACTACCTGCGCCTGGCGGAGCGCATCGTCGACGCGGGCGCGCACGTGCTGGCGATCAAGGACATGGCGGGCCTGCTGCGCGCCGGCGCCGCCTCGACGCTCGTGGCCGCGCTGCGCGAGCGCTTCGACCTGCCGGTGCACCTGCACACGCACGACACCGCCGGCGGCCAGCTCGCGACGCTGCTCGCAGCCTCCGGCGCGGGCGTCGACGCAGTCGACGTGGCGAGCGCGGCGATGGCGGGCACCACCAGCCAGCCCTCGTTCTCGGCGCTCGTCGCCGCCGTGGCCCACACCGAGCGCGACACCGGCATCTCGCTCGCCTCGGTGAGCGACCTCGAGCCCTACTGGGAGGCCGTGCGCCGCCTCTACAAGCCGTTCGAGTCCGGACTGCCGGGTCCGACCGGCCGCGTGTACCACCACGAGATCCCGGGCGGCCAGCTCTCCAACCTGCGCCAGCAGGCGATCGCGCTGGGCCTCGCCGATGACTTCGAGAAGATCGAGGACTGGTACGCGGCGGCTTCCCGCATCCTCGGCCGCCCGACGAAGGTCACACCCTCGTCGAAGGTGGTCGGAGACCTCGCGCTGCAGCTCGTCGCCCAGGGTGTCGACCCGGACGACTTCGAGCGCGATCCGCGCAAGTACGACATCCCCGACTCCGTCATCGGCTTCATGGCCGGCGAGCTCGGCGACCTGCCGGGCGGCTGGCCGGAGCCCTTCCGCTCGAAGGTGCTCGCGGGCCGCGACGTCGACATCTCGGTCACACCGCTCGCGCCCGAGCAGGCGGAGCGCCTGGCGACGTCCGGCGCTGACCGGCAGCACGCGCTCAACGAGCTGCTGTTCGCGGGGCCCACGAAGGCCTTCGACGAGAGCCGCAGGCTCTACGGCGACCTCTCGGTGGTCGACACGATCGACTACCTCTACGGCATGCAGGAGGGCGAGGAGCACCAGGTCGGCATCGGCCGCGGCGTGACCCTCAACGTCGAGCTCGAGGCGGTTGGCAAGCCCGACGACGACGGGATCGTCACCGTCATGACCGTGCTCAACGGCCAGCTGCGCCCCGTCTACGTGCGCGATCGATCCGTCACGGTCGACAAGCCGCAGGTGGAGAAGGCGGATGCGTCGGTGCCCGGCCAGGTTGCGGCTCCCTTCGCCGGAGCGGTCACCGTCAAGGTCGCGGAGGGCGACAGCCTCGCTGCCGGCGACGCGGTTGCGACGATCGAGGCCATGAAGATGGAGGCGTCGATCACGACACCCGTCGCAGGCACGGTGCAGCGCCTCGCGCTCTCGGGCACGATGCCCGTTGAGTCCGGCGACCTGATCGTGGTGGTCCAGCCGGCATGA